The proteins below come from a single Cannabis sativa cultivar Pink pepper isolate KNU-18-1 chromosome 3, ASM2916894v1, whole genome shotgun sequence genomic window:
- the LOC115709645 gene encoding ubiquitin-conjugating enzyme E2-23 kDa produces MSSPSKRREMDVMKLMMSDYTVETINDGLNEFNVEFHGPKDSLYEGGFWKIRVELPDAYPYKSPSIGFVNKIFHPNVDELSGSVCLDVINQSWSPMFDLLNVFEVFLPQLLLYPNPSDPLNGDAASLMMKDRKLYDQKVKEYCERYAKREHIANMTPEEESDEEHTSDEESDPSDDDDDIAGHADP; encoded by the exons ATGTCTTCTCCAAGTAAAAGGAGAGAGATGGATGTCATGAAGCT GATGATGAGTGATTACACTGTTGAGACAATAAATGATGGCCTCAACGAGTTCAATGTGGAATTCCATGGTCCAAAAGATA GCCTTTACGAAGGTGGATTCTGGAAGATACGTGTTGAGCTTCCTGATGCTTATCCTTACAAATCTCCTTCTATTGGGTTTGTTAACAAGATTTTCCACCCAAATGTGGATGAGCT ATCTGGTTCTGTCTGCTTAGATGTCATTAACCAGTCATGGAGTCCAATGTTCG ATCTTCTTAATGTTTTTGAAGTCTTCCTTCCACAACTCTTGCTTTATCCGAATCCTTCAGACCCGCTCAACGGTGATGCTGCATCATTGATGATGAAGGATCGGAAGCTATATGACCAGAAAGTAAAAG AGTACTGCGAGCGATATGCGAAAAGGGAGCATATAGCCAACATGACACCTGAAGAGGAGAGTGATGAAGAGCACACCTCTGATGAAGAAAGTGATCcaagtgatgatgatgatgatattgCTGGGCATGCAGACCCTTAA